A single Armatimonadota bacterium DNA region contains:
- a CDS encoding Rrf2 family transcriptional regulator, with protein sequence MKFSAQEEYGLRCLLSLAREGRDGFLTIPLIAKREGLTPSHVAKLLSILRQSGFIKSTRGQAGGYSLNMEVEKIEVGKVLEALGGRMYGPGFCERHSGILETCVHETDCMLRPLWSKIQGSVDGALEGLTIADILQSKTGDCNVSFSPSRQQVMA encoded by the coding sequence ATGAAGTTCAGCGCCCAGGAAGAATACGGTCTCCGGTGCCTGTTGTCACTCGCCCGCGAAGGTCGGGACGGATTTCTGACGATTCCTCTCATCGCCAAACGAGAAGGACTGACGCCGTCCCACGTCGCGAAACTCCTCAGCATCCTCCGACAGAGCGGGTTCATCAAGAGCACCCGCGGCCAGGCCGGGGGGTATTCGCTCAATATGGAAGTCGAGAAGATCGAGGTCGGTAAGGTCCTCGAAGCCCTCGGCGGACGGATGTACGGCCCCGGCTTCTGCGAGCGGCACAGCGGCATCCTCGAAACGTGCGTCCACGAGACAGACTGCATGTTGCGGCCCCTCTGGAGCAAGATCCAGGGCTCGGTCGACGGTGCCCTTGAGGGGTTGACGATCGCCGACATCCTCCAGTCGAAGACGGGCGACTGCAACGTCAGCTTCAGTCCGTCCCGACAACAGGTCATGGCCTGA
- a CDS encoding iron-sulfur cluster assembly accessory protein yields the protein MFPVEVAPEALAQLKSLKLRKGGQDTCIRFGVKGGGCSGLEYVLKLEDNRLPIDLVAQTDGLTLLCDEKSAKYLQGAKLVWTGNLIGGGFSFENPNADRSCGCGTSFSLKKKD from the coding sequence ATGTTCCCGGTCGAAGTCGCGCCCGAAGCTCTCGCACAGCTGAAGTCGCTCAAACTTCGAAAAGGGGGACAGGACACCTGTATACGGTTCGGGGTCAAGGGAGGCGGATGCAGCGGGCTCGAGTACGTCTTGAAGCTCGAAGACAACCGCCTTCCTATCGATCTCGTGGCCCAAACCGACGGCTTGACGTTGCTTTGCGACGAGAAGTCTGCCAAGTACTTGCAGGGTGCGAAGTTGGTCTGGACGGGCAACCTCATCGGGGGTGGTTTTTCGTTCGAAAACCCGAACGCCGACCGGTCGTGCGGGTGCGGAACGAGCTTCTCTCTCAAGAAGAAGGACTGA
- a CDS encoding glycosyltransferase: MPRVSILLTCFNHLKYVPAAVEGVLGQTFRDYEVIALDDGSTDGTRDWLTENLGGHRLVFNPQNLGTYATLNVGLREARGEFVAVLNDDDVWAPEKLERQLALMDAHPKVGLCHTDGWFIDGEGRRTEGSPLGFEFPRTATGDVLLALLSANKIIASAALVRRECFDRLGGFDESYFGSGDWQMWTRIAEQYDVGYVDRPLTFYRVHGANASHKLDRIWRDDEKLREWIASRTGSYRGRFQEAELERAVAHNYACLGTVKTLNGDPAGGRAAYRESLRHDPGRWKSRLRLWATYLPKPVFRKLI, translated from the coding sequence TTGCCCCGCGTTTCCATCCTCCTCACCTGCTTCAACCACCTGAAGTACGTTCCTGCGGCCGTCGAAGGCGTGCTGGGCCAGACGTTCCGGGACTACGAGGTCATCGCCCTCGACGACGGTTCGACCGACGGGACGCGCGACTGGCTCACCGAGAACCTCGGCGGGCACCGCCTCGTCTTCAACCCACAGAACTTGGGGACGTACGCGACCCTCAACGTCGGGTTGAGGGAAGCCCGCGGCGAGTTCGTCGCCGTCCTCAACGACGACGATGTCTGGGCGCCCGAGAAACTGGAACGCCAGTTAGCCTTGATGGACGCCCATCCGAAAGTCGGGCTCTGCCACACCGACGGTTGGTTCATCGACGGCGAAGGACGCCGGACCGAAGGGTCCCCCCTCGGGTTCGAATTTCCGCGGACGGCGACCGGTGACGTCCTTCTCGCCTTGCTCTCGGCGAACAAGATCATCGCGAGCGCTGCGCTCGTGCGCCGAGAATGCTTCGACCGCCTGGGTGGATTCGACGAGTCGTATTTCGGTTCTGGCGACTGGCAGATGTGGACGCGGATCGCGGAACAGTACGACGTCGGCTACGTCGACCGGCCGCTCACGTTCTATCGCGTTCACGGAGCGAACGCGTCGCACAAGCTCGATCGCATTTGGAGGGACGACGAAAAGCTTCGGGAGTGGATCGCCTCGCGGACGGGTTCGTACCGCGGCCGTTTTCAAGAGGCGGAACTGGAACGCGCCGTCGCACACAACTACGCGTGCCTGGGGACCGTGAAGACACTGAACGGTGACCCGGCCGGAGGTCGCGCTGCATACCGGGAGTCTCTCCGCCACGATCCGGGCCGGTGGAAGAGCCGCCTCCGCCTTTGGGCCACCTACCTGCCCAAGCCGGTCTTTCGGAAACTGATTTAA
- a CDS encoding S9 family peptidase has protein sequence MRQASFVLAVLLASPRQGVLAQTPYRPDKQAIAASYARADRIRTAAPTLVKNLTLTPHWGDGRMWFVQWEPRRERAFRTVDTKTGKVRDAFDHERLAVALSTVSGKSVSSGSLPFPSIDLADNGETVTFRAFDKGWTCSLKDYAVTAAPVTLAAPRNRQRGPSGRSPNGEYSVVLSGGKVIVNDAAGNKVMESASGDLVGPSWSPDSRFVAAFRVLKGDRKEVYLIESSPSGGGRAKLTSRPYDLPGDQIDRYELVFLELASKKEIPSDLPPMVTSGAPWNDPPSNRWWADSRGLVVDHVVRGYQQYKVHEVEPSTGRSKVLVDERSPTFVDVSNISLRLLERSKRLLWRSERDGWGHLYVIAPDGSVERQLTRGPWVVKDIIKVDEAAGQVWFTACGKDTNPYWLHLYKIGLDGSGLTDLTPESGDHAIAWSPDRSGFVDTVSRVDGPPSFVFRDADGKTSSDLGSCDASGLKSLRFRQPEPFVAKGRDGKTDIWGIVCRPSDFDPKKKYPVIENLYAGPHDSFVPRRFTPVTRMQQLAELGFIVVQIDGMGTNNRGKAFHDVCYKNLADAGFPDRIQWMKALASKDKSVDLDRVGVYGTSAGGQESTAALLFHPEFYKVGVSSCGCHDNRMDKVWWNEQWMGYPVGPHYEEQSNLTNAKNLRGKLLLMVGELDRNVPPESTLRLVDALIKAKKEFDFLILPGMDHTDGGPYGERKRRDFFVRHLLGVEPPDWNTASD, from the coding sequence ATGCGACAGGCGTCCTTCGTCCTCGCCGTCCTGCTGGCCTCACCTCGCCAAGGCGTCCTGGCCCAGACGCCGTACCGGCCGGACAAGCAGGCGATAGCGGCCTCTTATGCCCGTGCCGATCGGATCAGGACTGCGGCCCCGACTTTGGTCAAGAACCTGACGTTGACGCCGCACTGGGGCGACGGCCGGATGTGGTTCGTCCAATGGGAGCCTCGCCGTGAGCGCGCGTTCCGAACGGTCGACACGAAGACCGGAAAGGTCCGAGACGCTTTCGATCACGAGCGACTGGCCGTGGCCCTCTCGACGGTTTCCGGCAAGTCCGTGTCCTCCGGCAGTCTGCCGTTCCCTTCGATCGATTTGGCCGACAACGGCGAGACCGTCACGTTCCGTGCCTTCGACAAAGGCTGGACGTGTTCGCTCAAAGACTATGCGGTAACGGCCGCACCCGTGACCCTCGCCGCACCAAGAAACCGCCAGCGAGGGCCGAGCGGACGTTCACCTAACGGTGAGTACTCCGTCGTCCTGTCCGGCGGAAAGGTCATCGTCAACGACGCGGCGGGCAACAAGGTCATGGAAAGCGCCTCGGGTGACCTGGTCGGCCCATCCTGGTCGCCTGACAGCAGGTTCGTGGCCGCGTTCCGGGTCCTCAAGGGCGACCGCAAGGAGGTCTATCTGATCGAATCGTCGCCGTCGGGCGGAGGCCGGGCCAAACTGACGTCTCGACCGTACGACCTTCCTGGGGACCAGATCGACCGCTATGAACTCGTCTTCTTGGAACTCGCTTCGAAAAAGGAGATCCCCTCCGACCTTCCTCCGATGGTCACGTCTGGAGCGCCTTGGAACGATCCTCCCTCGAACCGATGGTGGGCCGACAGTCGAGGGCTGGTCGTCGACCATGTGGTGAGGGGCTATCAGCAGTACAAGGTCCACGAAGTCGAACCTTCGACGGGCCGTTCCAAGGTCTTAGTCGACGAAAGATCGCCGACCTTTGTCGACGTCTCCAACATTTCCCTCAGGTTGCTCGAACGATCGAAACGGTTGCTCTGGCGGTCCGAACGGGACGGTTGGGGCCATCTTTACGTCATCGCCCCCGACGGGTCGGTCGAACGGCAACTGACCCGCGGCCCATGGGTCGTGAAGGACATCATCAAGGTCGACGAAGCAGCGGGCCAGGTCTGGTTCACGGCTTGCGGCAAAGACACGAACCCCTATTGGCTCCACTTGTACAAGATCGGACTGGACGGGAGCGGCCTCACCGACTTGACGCCTGAATCGGGCGACCATGCGATCGCATGGTCGCCCGACCGTTCTGGATTCGTCGATACCGTGTCCCGCGTCGACGGGCCTCCGTCCTTCGTGTTCCGGGACGCGGACGGCAAGACGTCTTCGGACCTCGGATCGTGCGACGCTTCCGGGCTCAAGAGCCTGCGGTTCCGACAGCCCGAGCCGTTCGTCGCGAAAGGGCGTGACGGCAAGACCGACATTTGGGGGATCGTCTGTCGGCCCTCGGACTTCGACCCGAAGAAGAAGTACCCCGTCATCGAGAACCTCTACGCCGGCCCGCACGACAGTTTTGTCCCCCGTAGGTTCACGCCGGTCACCCGGATGCAACAACTCGCTGAACTGGGATTCATCGTCGTCCAGATCGACGGGATGGGGACCAACAACCGGGGTAAGGCGTTCCACGACGTGTGTTACAAGAACTTGGCCGACGCGGGGTTTCCCGACCGGATCCAGTGGATGAAGGCGTTGGCCTCCAAAGACAAGAGCGTCGACTTGGACCGTGTCGGGGTCTACGGGACGAGCGCAGGCGGGCAGGAATCGACCGCCGCTCTTCTCTTCCATCCCGAGTTCTACAAGGTCGGGGTCTCGAGCTGTGGATGCCACGACAACCGCATGGATAAGGTGTGGTGGAACGAACAGTGGATGGGCTATCCCGTCGGTCCGCACTATGAAGAGCAGTCGAACCTGACCAACGCCAAGAACCTTCGAGGCAAGCTCTTGCTCATGGTCGGCGAGCTCGACCGGAACGTTCCGCCAGAATCCACCCTCCGGTTGGTCGACGCCTTGATCAAGGCCAAGAAGGAATTCGACTTCTTAATCTTGCCAGGCATGGACCACACCGACGGTGGCCCTTACGGCGAGCGAAAGCGCCGGGACTTCTTCGTCCGGCACCTCCTCGGAGTCGAACCTCCTGACTGGAACACGGCGTCTGACTGA